One genomic region from Populus nigra chromosome 8, ddPopNigr1.1, whole genome shotgun sequence encodes:
- the LOC133700686 gene encoding telomerase reverse transcriptase isoform X5 — translation MLKRHQLTADASLSYDRTTYPVIDFDQDKGLSEKTGVAAVNREGHSNEKLPGLYQCTLRSRKPFGWQRRRCKKQRSLDAKETDGKTCYIMNEGSSPERLPLEFRNSSSPGKLQMLPQCCCHLVLQAPNMKGIQIDRRPIFYNSKHPSSMLPKNHVLMCLKPNLIGSKSLIQSIFGLSDENVSAPSMPLSYSKDFCLLGSTCLYHSLVKLVKVLVRQTQCCKYARLIHRHCFVSSLNQNAIENSNSVFEGCNLEREFSGKSHAVVIERCDKTLETTDPQIVTLKSYCSKSQVVSFIWAVCRNVVPPELLGNHVNRRILRRNLAKFIWLRKFEKFSLKQCMHKLKTSGFPFLSDKHCSCFLDTHMLNNMPGHTAGLHKDLYKWNGAANDLKHLLVQKWIYWFFSSLVVPLVQANFYVTESEHGKHEIYYYRKSIWEKLRNRAISCLQDQNYQCLDEASAESITGCRLFGFSKLRLLPKKNGIRMIANLKASSTMPKKSTSELQSFRMQRKKQFVTKVVKCEHFKSVNCVLRETHAVLKGIQLKEPDKLGSSVFDYNDIYRKLCQFKICLNKRSNIMPDVFIVVSDVSKAFDSIDQDKLLCVMEDVIYEDQYLLKRFCQVVSTKKSLWAHERLMSRDQNITTGLTRFSSSLRFGSLHTVLVNQGRSRYLKREQLLSNLTEHVKRNVLQFDDKFYLQRKGIPQGSILSSLLCSLYYGHLERNVIFPFLEDLSRRHSYQDASAIGSSSRDKVVSSPHYMLLRFIDDFLFISTSKKQAAGLFSQLRSGFRDYNCFMNEEKFCLNLDTEQVSGLQSNKLCVGGDGISFLRWSGLLLNSCTLEVQADYTRYLNNHLNSTLTVCWQGKPCQHLERKLWNFLRPKCHPIFFDSNINSAPVVRLNIYQAFLLCAMKFHCYVSSMSFHCHLSATFYANMIERSLRYMYVLIKRRMRSMHLGSCFHPILQLEVGEVEWLGLNAYIQVLKRKQSRYKELLSRLSLKLSKHRIGGSTSSHLKYAVDSSHSSLLWKIKY, via the exons ATGCTTAAAAGACACCAACTTACTGCTGATGCTTCCTTAAGTTATGATAGGACGACATATCCTGTTATTGATTTTGATCAGGACAAGGGTTTATCTGAAAAAACTGGAGTTGCTGCTGTTAACCGTGAAGGGCATTCGAATGAAAAACTTCCAGGCTTGTATCAGTGTACATTGAGATCCAGGAAGCCATTTGGGTGGCAGCGACGCCGCTGCAAAAAGCAGAGGTCTTTGGATGCTAAAGAAACTGATGGTAAGACTTGTTACATTATGAATGAAGGTAGCTCACCTGAGAGGCTTCCGCTTGAATTCAGGAACAGTTCAAGCCCTGGAAAG CTGCAGATGCTGCCACAATGCTGTTGTCATCTTGTGTTACAAGCTCCTAACATGAAAGGTATACAGATTGATAGGCGGCcaatattttataattcaaaacatCCTTCATCAATGCTTCCAAAAAACC ATGTACTGATGTGCTTGAAGCCTAATTTGATTGGTTCAAAGTCTCTTATTCAGAGTATTTTTGGCCTATCTGATGAAAATGTAAGTGCTCCGTCAATGCCACTTTCCTACAGCAAAGACTTTTGTCTCTTGGGATCCACATGCCT GTACCATTCCCTTGTTAAATTGGTTAAGGTTCTTGTAAGACAAACTCAATGCTGCAAGTATGCAAGGTTAATACATAGGCACTGCTTTGTTTCATCATTGAATCAAAACGCCATAGAAAATTCAAACTCGGTGTTTGAG GGGTGTAATTTGGAGAGAGAATTCTCTGGGAAATCACATGCTGTTGTTATTGAACGCTGTGATAAAACTCTGGAAACAACTGATCCTCAGATAGTGACACTAAAATCTTATTGCTCGAAAAGTCAGGTTGTGTCATTTATATGGGCTGTTTGTAGAAATGTAGTCCCTCCTGAGTTGCTAGGAAATCATGTCAACCGAAGAATCCTAAGGAGAAATTTAGCAAAATTTATTTGGCTCAGAAAGTTCGAAAAATTCTCACTGAAGCAATGTATGCATAAGTTGAAGACTTCTGGGTTTCCGTTTCTGTCAGACAAACACTGTTCATGCTTCTTGGATACTCATATGCTGAATAATATGCCAGGTCATACTGCAGGCTTGCATAAGGATTTATATAAATGGAATGGCGCTGCAAATGATTTGAAACACCTACTTGTACAGAAATGGATATATTGGTTCTTTTCATCTCTGGTTGTGCCATTGGTACAAGCCAACTTCTATGTAACTGAAAGTGAGCATGGGAAACATGAAATCTATTATTACAGGAAGTCAATTTGGGAGAAATTAAGAAATAGAGCCATTTCTTGCTTGCAAGACCAGAACTATCAGTGCTTGGATGAAGCTAGTGCTGAAAGTATCACAGGTTGTAGGTTGTTTGGTTTCTCAAAGCTCAGGCTTCTTCCAAAGAAAAATGGAATAAGGATGATAGCAAATCTTAAAGCATCATCAACAATGCCTAAAAAATCCACTTCTGAACTCCAGTCATTTCGAAtgcagagaaaaaaacaatttgttacCAAGGTGGTCAAATGTGAACATTTTAAGTCTGTAAATTGCGTTCTACGTGAAACACATGCTGTTCTGAAAGGTATACAGTTGAAAGAACCAGACAAGCTAGGGTCATCAGTGTTTGACTATAATGATATCTACCGAAAGTTATGCCAgtttaaaatttgtttgaataaaaGATCGAATATCATGCCTGATGTGTTCATTGTTGTTTCTGATGTATCCAAAGCATTTGATTCCATAGATCAGGACAAGCTGCTTTGTGTCATGGAAGATGTCATATATGAGGATCAATATCTTCTAAAGCGATTTTGTCAAGTTGTCAGCACTAAAAAATCTTTGTGGGCGCATGAGCGCCTTATGTCAAGAGATCAAAACATCACCACTGGTCTTACAAGATTCAGTTCTTCTCTCCGCTTTGGTTCATTGCATACTGTCCTTGTTAATCAG GGGCGCAGTAGGTATCTGAAAAGGGAACAACTCCTGTCCAATCTCACTGAGCATGTGAAGCGCAATGTTCTTCAGTTTGATGATAAGTTTTACTTGCAAAGAAAAGGTATACCTCAAGGAAGCATTTTATCTTCCCTACTTTGCTCATTATACTATGGGCACCTTGAAAGGAATGtgatctttccttttcttgaaGATCTATCAAGAAGACATAGCTATCAGGATGCCTCTGCTATAGGAAGTAGCAGTAGGGATAAAGTCGTCTCATCTCCTCATTACATGCTTCTTaggttcattgatgattttctttttatatcaacatcTAAAAAGCAGGCTGCTGGCCTTTTCTCTCAGTTAAGGAGTGGATTTAGGGATTATAACTGCTTCATGAATGAGGAAAAGTTTTGTCTTAATTTGGATACTGAACAAGTATCAGGGCTTCAGTCAAACAAGCTCTGTGTTGGTGGGGATGGTATCTCCTTTCTTCGATGGAGTGGCTTGCTTTTAAACTCGTGCACTTTAGAAGTCCAGGCAGATTATACGAG GTATCTGAACAACCATTTAAACTCTACTCTTACTGTCTGCTGGCAAGGTAAACCTTGTCAACATCTAGAGAGGAAGCTGTGGAACTTCTTGAGACCCAAGTGCCATCCCATATTCTTTGATTCTAATATAAACTCAGCACCTGTTGTCAGATTAAACATCTACCAAGCATTTTTGTTATGTGCAATGAAGTTCCATTGTTATGTCTCTAGCATGTCGTTCCACTGCCATCTGAGTGCAACATTCTACGCAAACATGATTGAAAGGTCCTTGAG GTATATGTATGTTCTCATAAAGAGAAGGATGCGTTCTATGCACCTTGGATCTTGTTTCCACCCAATTCTTCAATTGGAGGTCGGAGAAGTTGAATGGCTTGGGTTGAATGCCTATATCCAAGTGCTGAAGAGAAAACAATCGCGGTATAAGGAGTTGCTCTCTCGATTGAGTTTGAAGTTATCAAAACATAGAATAGGCGGGAGTACATCGTCTCATCTAAAATATGCAGTTGATAGCTCCCACTCCTCTTTACTTTGGAAAATCAAGTATTAG